One Kitasatospora sp. NBC_01266 genomic window carries:
- a CDS encoding sacsin N-terminal ATP-binding-like domain-containing protein, whose protein sequence is MEPRIIGSGGDEQAADHFGTAELRRRVLDAWAASPARFREDANAEEELALGGYRDRLVVELAQNAADAAGRAGRGPGRLRLTLRDGVLAAANTGAPLDAAAIESLSTLRASSKRADATPTVGRFGVGFAAVLAVSDEPAIVGHAGGVRWSLAESRQLTDRVAGEQPALAEELRRRDGHVPVLRLPLPAEGEPPTGYDTVVLLPLRDGAAEDLTRRLLNGVDDALLLTLPGLAEIVVETPDGGSRTLTRSVAERTEQGLGQVTLTECDAQGATSRSLWQTVTATGALAPELLADRPIEERARPYWTVTWAVPVSAAGTPQPLPVAPVLHAPTPSEEPLGVPALLIASYPLDSTRRHVAPGPLTDFLTERAAEAYTDLLRARGADLGSLALVPGPLGQGALDNALRTVILSRLPGTAFLPHPTAVEEGTPALRPRDATLLEGADSSVVEALAPIFPGLLPAGLERRAELRALQVRRIPLAEVVDQLGGLDREPAWWRSLYGALAGADPEALGALPVPLATGRTVTGPRRVLLPSEDADWAGFPGYPEALAEALDLLDLRLAHPEAAHPLLAKLGAATATPAGILATPELRAAVARSLDLAEEDFEAAADLADAVLGLVRAAGAKAGDHPWLARLALPDDEGEPARAGELILPESPFAELARPEDAPFVDEDLLDRWGPEVLGAVGVLSDFVLVRAEDAVLDPDDLERLDPTAPADRAVGGNPTGLLDEAPDGLADWAEEVLEALHADDADAVGVPPVAAELLVVRDLDLVDEEAWPEALARLARPPYRDAVITPVRVLLPDGSYTDLPPYTAWWLRDHPVLDGREPAGLRAAGADWLLRGLYDEARTTLDEQFLHALGVRTTLAALLAEQHGPDELLDHLTDEESEVTHRQLHGIYTALAAVEVEPLDVVRALPPLDEATGRRPGHTVVVDATEAVVADAPDLVQLLHPYPLIPVAPALAPALAERLHVSLASEIAGGRVLSEGVLHRVPPFVRELLPGCPVAYEEHEELLVVGPDGEEAGVDWRWDTAAPTPELPYDPESAALEAADEVGGSVLAEPGGEFEVPPVPGLLHAATPEGLAAGLAWSVGQWHRRFEVLAALTEPDRAYELSAARDFES, encoded by the coding sequence GTGGAGCCTCGCATCATCGGCAGTGGCGGCGACGAGCAGGCGGCCGATCACTTCGGCACGGCCGAGTTGCGGCGCAGGGTGCTGGACGCCTGGGCGGCTTCGCCGGCCCGGTTCCGGGAGGACGCCAACGCGGAGGAGGAGCTGGCGCTCGGCGGTTACCGGGATCGTCTGGTGGTCGAGTTGGCGCAGAACGCGGCGGACGCCGCGGGCCGCGCCGGTCGCGGCCCGGGTCGGCTGCGGCTGACCCTGCGCGACGGGGTGCTGGCCGCCGCCAACACCGGTGCGCCGCTGGACGCGGCGGCGATCGAGTCGCTCTCCACCCTGCGCGCCTCCTCCAAGCGGGCCGACGCCACCCCCACCGTGGGCCGGTTCGGGGTCGGCTTCGCCGCCGTGCTCGCGGTGAGCGACGAGCCGGCCATCGTCGGCCACGCGGGCGGCGTGCGTTGGTCGCTCGCCGAGTCCCGGCAGCTCACCGACCGGGTGGCGGGCGAACAGCCCGCACTGGCCGAGGAGTTGCGCCGACGTGACGGTCACGTCCCGGTGCTGCGGCTGCCGCTGCCCGCCGAGGGCGAGCCGCCGACCGGCTACGACACGGTGGTCCTGCTGCCGCTGCGCGACGGCGCCGCCGAGGACCTGACCCGCCGTCTGCTGAACGGCGTGGACGACGCGCTGCTGCTCACCCTGCCCGGTCTGGCCGAGATCGTCGTGGAGACCCCGGACGGCGGCTCGCGCACGCTGACCCGCTCGGTGGCCGAGCGCACCGAGCAGGGCCTGGGCCAGGTCACCCTGACCGAGTGCGACGCGCAGGGCGCCACCAGCCGCTCGCTCTGGCAGACCGTCACCGCCACCGGCGCACTCGCCCCCGAGCTGCTGGCCGACCGTCCGATCGAGGAGCGGGCCCGCCCGTACTGGACGGTGACCTGGGCCGTGCCGGTCTCCGCCGCCGGCACCCCGCAGCCGCTTCCGGTGGCGCCCGTGCTGCACGCGCCCACCCCGAGCGAGGAGCCGCTGGGCGTGCCCGCGCTGCTGATCGCCTCCTACCCGCTGGACTCCACCCGGCGCCACGTCGCGCCCGGCCCGCTCACCGACTTCCTGACCGAGCGGGCCGCCGAGGCCTACACCGACCTGCTGCGCGCCCGTGGCGCCGACCTCGGTTCGCTCGCGCTGGTCCCCGGGCCGCTGGGCCAGGGCGCGCTGGACAACGCGCTGCGCACGGTGATCCTCTCCCGGCTGCCCGGCACCGCGTTCCTGCCGCACCCCACCGCCGTCGAGGAGGGCACCCCGGCGCTGCGCCCGCGCGACGCCACGCTGCTGGAGGGCGCCGACTCCTCGGTGGTCGAGGCGCTGGCCCCGATCTTCCCCGGTCTGCTGCCGGCCGGCCTGGAGCGGCGGGCCGAGCTGCGCGCGCTGCAGGTGCGGCGGATCCCGCTGGCCGAGGTGGTCGACCAGCTCGGCGGCCTGGACCGGGAGCCGGCCTGGTGGCGCAGCCTGTACGGGGCGCTGGCCGGCGCCGATCCGGAGGCGCTCGGCGCGCTGCCGGTGCCGCTGGCCACCGGACGCACCGTCACCGGACCGCGCCGGGTGCTGCTGCCCTCCGAGGACGCCGACTGGGCGGGCTTCCCCGGTTATCCCGAGGCCCTGGCGGAGGCACTGGACCTGCTGGACCTGCGCCTGGCCCACCCCGAGGCCGCGCACCCGCTGCTGGCCAAGCTCGGCGCCGCCACCGCCACCCCGGCGGGCATCCTGGCGACCCCCGAGCTGCGCGCGGCCGTGGCCCGCTCGCTGGATCTGGCCGAGGAGGACTTCGAGGCCGCCGCCGATCTGGCCGACGCGGTGCTCGGCCTGGTCAGGGCGGCCGGCGCGAAGGCCGGCGACCACCCGTGGCTGGCCCGCCTGGCGCTGCCCGACGACGAGGGCGAGCCGGCCAGGGCCGGTGAACTCATCCTCCCCGAAAGCCCGTTCGCCGAGCTCGCCCGTCCCGAGGACGCGCCCTTCGTGGACGAGGACCTGCTGGACCGCTGGGGCCCCGAGGTACTGGGCGCGGTCGGGGTGCTGAGCGACTTCGTGCTGGTCCGCGCCGAGGACGCGGTGCTCGACCCGGACGACCTGGAGCGCCTGGACCCCACCGCCCCCGCCGACCGCGCGGTCGGCGGCAATCCGACCGGCCTGCTGGACGAGGCGCCGGACGGGCTGGCCGACTGGGCCGAGGAGGTCCTGGAGGCGCTGCACGCGGACGACGCCGACGCGGTGGGTGTGCCGCCGGTGGCCGCCGAGCTGCTGGTGGTGCGCGATCTGGACCTGGTCGACGAGGAGGCCTGGCCCGAGGCGCTGGCCCGGCTGGCCCGTCCGCCGTACCGGGACGCGGTGATCACCCCGGTCCGGGTGCTGCTGCCCGACGGCAGCTACACCGACCTGCCGCCCTACACCGCCTGGTGGCTGCGCGACCACCCGGTGCTGGACGGCCGCGAGCCGGCCGGGCTGCGCGCGGCCGGCGCCGACTGGCTGCTCCGCGGCCTCTACGACGAGGCCCGCACCACGCTGGACGAGCAGTTCCTGCACGCCCTCGGGGTGCGCACCACGCTCGCCGCGCTGCTCGCCGAGCAGCACGGGCCGGACGAGCTGCTCGACCACCTCACCGACGAGGAGAGCGAGGTGACGCACCGCCAGCTGCACGGCATCTACACCGCGCTGGCCGCCGTCGAGGTCGAACCCCTGGACGTGGTGCGGGCCCTGCCGCCGCTGGACGAGGCCACCGGGCGCAGGCCGGGGCACACCGTGGTGGTGGACGCCACCGAGGCCGTCGTCGCCGACGCGCCCGACCTGGTCCAGCTGCTGCACCCGTACCCGCTGATCCCGGTCGCCCCGGCGCTGGCCCCGGCGCTGGCCGAGCGGCTGCACGTCTCGCTGGCCAGCGAGATCGCCGGCGGCCGGGTGCTCTCCGAGGGCGTCCTGCACCGGGTGCCGCCGTTCGTCCGCGAGCTGCTGCCCGGCTGCCCGGTCGCCTACGAGGAGCACGAGGAGCTGCTGGTGGTCGGCCCGGACGGTGAGGAGGCCGGGGTGGACTGGCGCTGGGACACCGCGGCGCCCACTCCCGAGCTGCCCTACGACCCGGAGTCGGCCGCCCTGGAGGCCGCGGACGAGGTCGGGGGCAGCGTGCTGGCGGAGCCCGGCGGGGAGTTCGAGGTCCCGCCGGTCCCCGGCCTGCTGCACGCGGCCACCCCGGAGGGGCTGGCAGCCGGTCTGGCCTGGTCGGTGGGCCAGTGGCACCGGCGGTTCGAGGTGCTGGCCGCGCTCACCGAGCCGGACCGGGCCTACGAGCTCTCGGCGGCCCGCGACTTCGAGTCCTGA
- a CDS encoding flavodoxin family protein, whose translation MIEIAERRFLFLLASARPDSNTELLARRAAEQLPADAEQRWLRLAELPLPPFVDARHDAGGGYPPPQGHAATLLEATLWATDLVIASPLYWYSVSADTKLYLDHWAGWLRVPGVDFKARMAGKALWGVTVLTTEDHAPADPLVGTLRLSAEYLKMGWGGVLAGTANKPGQILEDAGALERAKTFFAAG comes from the coding sequence ATGATCGAGATAGCCGAGCGCAGGTTCCTCTTCCTGCTCGCCAGCGCCCGCCCGGACAGCAACACCGAGCTGCTCGCCCGGCGGGCCGCCGAGCAGCTGCCCGCCGACGCCGAGCAGCGCTGGCTGCGGCTGGCCGAGCTGCCGCTGCCGCCCTTCGTCGACGCCCGGCACGACGCGGGCGGCGGCTACCCGCCGCCGCAGGGCCACGCCGCCACCCTGCTGGAGGCCACCCTGTGGGCCACCGACCTGGTGATCGCCTCGCCGCTGTACTGGTACAGCGTCTCCGCCGACACCAAGCTCTACCTGGACCACTGGGCGGGCTGGTTGCGGGTGCCGGGCGTGGACTTCAAGGCCCGGATGGCCGGCAAGGCGCTCTGGGGCGTCACCGTGCTGACCACCGAGGACCACGCCCCGGCCGATCCGCTGGTCGGCACCCTTCGGCTGTCCGCCGAGTACCTGAAGATGGGCTGGGGCGGGGTGCTGGCGGGCACCGCCAACAAGCCGGGGCAGATCCTGGAGGACGCCGGGGCGCTGGAGCGGGCGAAGACCTTCTTCGCCGCCGGCTAG
- a CDS encoding HAD-IC family P-type ATPase — MTHPAADRPAPDSGASAGATGLAPVRRGGLTTAEVAERVANGQVNDVPVRSSRSVKEIVRANVFTRFNAIIGVLFAVILVVGPIQDGLFGLVIVANTAIGIIQEVRAKRTLDSLALIGEARPEVRRDGQVTQVAVAEIVLDDTVLLGIGDKVIVDGAVTEAEGLEIDESLLTGEPDPVLKHPGDLVMSGSFVVAGAGAFTATKVGRHAYAARLAEEASRFTLVKSELRTGIDTILRFITYLLIPTALGLVISQWSVEHNDWREAVRRTVAGIVPMVPEGLVLLTSVAFAIGVIRLGRKQCLVQELPAIEGLARVDTVCLDKTGTLTEGGMDVLELRALDDAGDGERLRRALGVMAAADARPNASMRAVLDAYPAPEGEGREHWRVLEAMPFSSARKWSGVQLLEPGGAEASWLLGAPDVLLPTGHPALAEVDELGGQGLRVLLLGRTPVPLDAPDPAKDLRPLALVVLKQRLRPDAASTLRYFEQQRVQAKVISGDSAVSVGAVAASLELPGAEHPLDARTLPSDPEALADTAERTSVFGRVTPQQKRELVGALQSRGHHVAMTGDGVNDVLALKDADIGVAMGSGSEATRAVAQIVLLDDSFATLPSVVAEGRRVIGNIERVAGLFLVKTVYSVLLALLVVFTQLPYPFLPRHSTLLSSLTIGIPAFFLALAPNSERARPGFVRRVLRLAVPGGVIAGAATFTAYALARADHATDLKSDTSVATLTLFIVAMWVLAIVARPYTWWRVLLIGAMCGAFALVMVVPWLSNFFQLQLIDSRDVWTGVAIAVLAGLLLEVVWRFFVTRGPDQA, encoded by the coding sequence ATGACGCATCCCGCCGCGGACCGGCCCGCCCCTGACAGCGGCGCGAGCGCCGGCGCCACCGGCCTCGCGCCCGTCCGGCGTGGCGGCCTGACGACGGCGGAGGTCGCCGAGCGGGTGGCGAACGGGCAGGTCAACGACGTCCCGGTGCGTTCCTCACGGTCCGTCAAGGAGATCGTGCGGGCGAACGTCTTCACCCGCTTCAACGCGATCATCGGTGTGCTCTTCGCGGTCATCCTGGTGGTCGGCCCGATCCAGGACGGGCTGTTCGGCCTGGTGATCGTCGCCAACACGGCGATCGGCATCATCCAGGAGGTGCGCGCCAAGCGGACCCTGGACAGCCTCGCGCTGATCGGCGAGGCCCGCCCCGAGGTGCGCCGGGACGGCCAGGTGACCCAGGTCGCGGTGGCCGAGATCGTGCTGGACGACACCGTGCTGCTCGGCATCGGCGACAAGGTGATCGTGGACGGCGCGGTCACCGAGGCCGAGGGCCTGGAGATCGACGAGTCGCTGCTCACCGGCGAGCCCGACCCGGTCCTCAAGCACCCGGGCGACCTGGTGATGTCCGGCAGCTTCGTGGTCGCCGGGGCCGGCGCCTTCACCGCCACCAAGGTCGGCCGCCACGCCTACGCCGCCCGGCTGGCCGAGGAGGCCAGCCGGTTCACCCTGGTCAAGTCCGAGCTGCGCACCGGCATCGACACCATCCTGCGGTTCATCACCTACCTGCTGATCCCCACCGCGCTCGGCCTGGTGATCAGCCAGTGGTCGGTGGAGCACAACGACTGGCGCGAGGCGGTGCGCCGCACGGTGGCCGGGATCGTGCCGATGGTGCCCGAGGGGCTGGTGCTGCTGACCTCGGTGGCCTTCGCGATCGGGGTGATCCGGCTGGGCCGCAAGCAGTGCCTGGTCCAGGAGCTGCCGGCGATCGAGGGACTGGCCCGGGTGGACACCGTCTGCCTGGACAAGACCGGCACCCTCACCGAGGGCGGCATGGACGTGCTGGAGCTGCGCGCACTGGACGACGCCGGCGACGGCGAGCGGCTGCGCCGGGCGCTCGGCGTGATGGCGGCGGCGGACGCCCGGCCGAACGCCAGCATGCGGGCGGTGCTGGACGCCTACCCCGCCCCCGAGGGGGAGGGCCGGGAGCACTGGCGGGTGCTGGAGGCGATGCCGTTCTCCTCGGCCCGCAAGTGGAGCGGGGTGCAGCTGCTGGAGCCGGGCGGCGCCGAGGCCAGCTGGCTGCTCGGCGCACCCGACGTGCTGCTGCCCACCGGGCACCCGGCGCTGGCCGAGGTGGACGAACTGGGCGGGCAGGGCCTTCGGGTGCTGCTGCTCGGCCGCACCCCGGTGCCGCTGGACGCCCCCGACCCGGCCAAGGACCTGCGCCCGCTGGCCCTGGTGGTGCTCAAGCAGCGGCTGCGCCCGGACGCCGCGAGCACGCTGCGCTACTTCGAGCAGCAGCGGGTCCAGGCGAAGGTGATCTCCGGGGACAGCGCGGTCTCGGTCGGCGCCGTCGCGGCGAGCCTGGAGCTGCCCGGCGCCGAGCACCCGCTGGACGCCCGGACCCTGCCGAGCGACCCCGAGGCCCTGGCCGACACCGCCGAACGCACCTCCGTCTTCGGCCGGGTGACACCGCAGCAGAAGCGCGAGCTGGTCGGCGCGCTGCAGTCCCGCGGGCACCACGTGGCGATGACCGGCGACGGCGTCAACGACGTGCTGGCGCTCAAGGACGCCGACATCGGCGTGGCGATGGGCTCGGGCAGCGAGGCCACCCGGGCGGTGGCGCAGATCGTGCTGCTGGACGACAGCTTCGCCACGCTGCCCTCGGTGGTCGCCGAGGGCCGCCGGGTGATCGGCAACATCGAGCGGGTGGCCGGCCTCTTCCTGGTGAAGACGGTCTACTCGGTGCTGCTGGCGCTGCTGGTGGTCTTCACCCAGCTGCCCTACCCGTTCCTGCCCCGGCACTCGACCCTGCTGAGTTCGCTCACCATCGGCATCCCGGCCTTCTTCCTGGCGCTGGCCCCGAACAGCGAGCGGGCCAGGCCCGGCTTCGTGCGCCGGGTGCTGCGGCTGGCCGTCCCCGGCGGGGTGATCGCCGGGGCGGCCACCTTCACCGCCTACGCGCTGGCCCGCGCCGACCACGCCACCGACCTGAAGTCCGACACCAGCGTGGCCACCCTCACCCTCTTCATCGTGGCCATGTGGGTGCTGGCGATCGTGGCCCGGCCCTACACCTGGTGGCGGGTGCTGCTGATCGGCGCCATGTGCGGCGCCTTCGCGCTGGTCATGGTGGTGCCCTGGCTGTCGAACTTCTTCCAGCTCCAGCTGATCGACAGCCGCGACGTGTGGACGGGCGTGGCGATCGCGGTGCTGGCCGGGCTGCTGCTCGAGGTGGTCTGGCGCTTCTTCGTCACGCGCGGACCGGACCAGGCGTAG
- a CDS encoding DUF2530 domain-containing protein, with product MPKTALHPSPPPLEANDVAIVGGGTVLWFVGFLVLLPFQHTLSAHGHGSWPWICLSGGLLGLIGLWYCRARRAAIQRDRVSGEALPGQ from the coding sequence ATGCCGAAGACCGCCCTGCACCCCTCGCCGCCGCCCCTGGAAGCCAACGACGTCGCGATCGTGGGCGGCGGCACGGTGCTCTGGTTCGTGGGCTTCCTGGTGCTGCTCCCCTTCCAGCACACCCTCTCCGCGCACGGGCACGGCAGCTGGCCCTGGATCTGCCTCTCCGGCGGTCTGCTCGGCCTGATCGGGCTCTGGTACTGCCGGGCCCGGCGCGCCGCGATCCAGCGGGACCGGGTGAGCGGCGAGGCCCTTCCCGGCCAGTGA
- a CDS encoding NCS2 family permease, translating into MPSAALDRYFRISERGSSVPREIRGGVATFFTMAYILVLNPIILSNAVDINKQSLSFPQLVTATALTAGLTTLLMAVIGNVPIGLAAGLGVNTIVALQLAPKMTWPDAMGMVVLAGICIMLLVATGLRERVMTAVPLGLRKAIAIGIGLFITLVGLVDSGFTSRVPDSAHTTVPLELGIGGHLHGWPVLVFVLGVLLTMVLVVRKVPGAILISIAAMTVVALVIQKLANLPADAWGLTVPKWPGNPVSAPDFGLVGKVSLFGGFHYVSVLTGILFIFTVLMSAFFDAMGTILGVADEAHLLDEKGDLPGINRVLMVDGIATALGGATSSSANTCFVESTAGVGEGARTGLASLVTGALFMLALFLTPLATMVPAQAATPALVTVGFLILANSIREIDWSDYTIAMPAFLTMLLMPFTYSITNGIGMGFITFCVLRVATGRGRSVPVALYAVAGVFAFYYMMPALGLGK; encoded by the coding sequence ATGCCTTCCGCGGCCCTCGACCGCTACTTCCGGATCTCCGAACGCGGCTCCAGCGTGCCCCGGGAGATCCGTGGCGGTGTCGCCACCTTCTTCACCATGGCCTACATCCTGGTGCTGAACCCGATCATCCTGTCCAACGCCGTGGACATCAACAAGCAGTCGCTGAGCTTCCCGCAGCTGGTCACGGCCACCGCGCTGACCGCGGGACTGACCACGCTGCTGATGGCCGTGATCGGCAACGTCCCGATCGGCCTGGCCGCGGGGCTGGGTGTGAACACCATCGTCGCGCTCCAGCTGGCACCCAAGATGACCTGGCCGGATGCGATGGGCATGGTCGTGCTGGCCGGCATCTGCATCATGCTGCTGGTCGCCACCGGCCTGCGCGAACGGGTGATGACCGCCGTGCCGCTCGGGCTGCGCAAGGCGATCGCGATCGGCATCGGCCTGTTCATCACCCTGGTGGGCCTGGTCGACTCCGGCTTCACCAGCCGGGTCCCCGACAGCGCCCACACCACCGTGCCGCTGGAGCTGGGGATCGGCGGCCACCTGCACGGCTGGCCGGTGCTGGTCTTCGTGCTCGGCGTGCTGCTCACCATGGTGCTGGTGGTGCGCAAGGTGCCGGGCGCGATCCTGATCTCGATCGCGGCGATGACCGTGGTCGCGCTGGTGATCCAGAAGCTGGCGAACCTGCCCGCCGACGCCTGGGGCCTGACCGTCCCCAAGTGGCCGGGCAACCCGGTCTCCGCCCCCGACTTCGGACTGGTCGGCAAGGTCAGCCTGTTCGGCGGCTTCCATTACGTCAGCGTGCTGACCGGGATCCTCTTCATCTTCACCGTGCTGATGAGCGCCTTCTTCGACGCGATGGGCACCATCCTCGGCGTCGCCGACGAGGCCCACCTGCTCGACGAGAAGGGCGACCTGCCCGGCATCAACCGGGTGCTGATGGTCGACGGCATCGCCACCGCCCTCGGCGGCGCCACCTCCTCCTCGGCCAACACCTGCTTCGTCGAGTCGACGGCCGGCGTCGGCGAGGGCGCCCGCACCGGCCTCGCCAGCCTGGTCACCGGCGCGCTCTTCATGCTCGCGCTCTTCCTGACCCCGCTGGCCACCATGGTCCCGGCCCAGGCGGCCACCCCGGCACTGGTCACGGTCGGCTTCCTGATCCTGGCCAACTCGATCCGCGAGATCGACTGGAGCGACTACACCATCGCGATGCCGGCCTTCCTGACCATGCTGCTGATGCCGTTCACCTACAGCATCACCAACGGCATCGGGATGGGCTTCATCACCTTCTGCGTCCTGCGGGTGGCGACCGGGCGCGGGCGCAGCGTGCCGGTGGCGCTGTACGCGGTGGCGGGGGTGTTCGCCTTCTACTACATGATGCCGGCGCTGGGGTTGGGCAAGTAG
- a CDS encoding histone deacetylase, which yields MTGQLLWYAAYGSNLHLARLTAYLAGGRPPGGARAHPGCRDPRPPRATRPIQLPGQLYFALESTLWTGGMAFYDPLDPGLTPARAYLLTAEQFADLAAQEMHRAPGTDLDLRPVLSHGRATLGPGRYETLVHPGDLEGLPLLTLTAPWRTADAPLARPALGYLHHLAAGLHESHAWPTPRSAAYLSTRPGAAGHWTAVELTELLG from the coding sequence ATGACCGGGCAGCTCCTCTGGTACGCCGCCTACGGCTCCAACCTGCACCTGGCCCGGCTGACCGCCTACCTGGCCGGCGGCCGGCCACCCGGCGGCGCCCGCGCCCACCCCGGCTGCCGCGACCCGCGCCCACCGCGCGCGACGCGCCCCATCCAGCTCCCCGGGCAGCTGTACTTCGCCCTGGAGTCCACCCTCTGGACCGGCGGGATGGCCTTCTACGACCCCCTCGACCCCGGCCTGACCCCCGCCCGCGCCTACCTGCTCACCGCCGAGCAGTTCGCCGACCTCGCCGCCCAGGAGATGCACCGCGCCCCCGGCACCGACCTCGACCTGCGCCCCGTCCTCAGCCACGGCCGCGCCACCCTGGGACCGGGCCGCTACGAGACCCTGGTGCACCCCGGCGACCTCGAAGGCCTCCCGCTGCTCACCCTCACCGCCCCGTGGCGCACCGCCGACGCCCCGCTCGCCCGGCCCGCCCTCGGCTACCTCCACCACCTGGCCGCCGGCCTGCACGAGTCCCACGCCTGGCCCACCCCGCGCAGCGCCGCCTACCTCAGCACCCGCCCGGGCGCGGCGGGCCACTGGACGGCCGTGGAGCTGACCGAGCTGCTCGGCTGA
- a CDS encoding FtsX-like permease family protein, which translates to MLAGTFAFSVAQRRRELVLLRLAGATRSQVLGVVMVETLLCVGAGVLLGAVASALSVGGSWAALCRLVGPIPLGAEVVGGPWPIVAALGLLCGVVALVAALAPASLALRVGPLRPAAARE; encoded by the coding sequence GTGCTGGCTGGCACCTTCGCGTTCTCGGTCGCGCAGCGGCGACGTGAGCTGGTGCTGCTCCGGCTGGCGGGGGCGACCCGGAGCCAGGTGCTGGGCGTCGTCATGGTGGAGACGCTGCTCTGCGTGGGCGCCGGCGTGCTGCTCGGGGCGGTCGCGTCCGCGCTGAGCGTGGGCGGCTCGTGGGCGGCGCTGTGCCGCCTGGTGGGGCCGATTCCGCTGGGCGCCGAAGTGGTCGGCGGCCCCTGGCCGATCGTCGCCGCACTCGGCCTGCTCTGCGGCGTGGTCGCGCTGGTGGCGGCCCTCGCCCCGGCCTCGCTGGCCCTGCGGGTGGGGCCGCTGCGGCCGGCGGCGGCGCGCGAGTAG
- a CDS encoding DUF4231 domain-containing protein — translation MARWDPTGIDEADFLPEPFQTADQASVSGQRQTLRWYRGMILMLVAAAVVGAVASTKASVAPLISVAAFLLAGYFWARLRRANPQAQWYGARAAAESVKTLAWKYVVRARPFGGPADSPEVDEVYRIQVADVLRAFEESGALAPGAVPEITDGMRQLRAADLPMRRTVYLRLRVEGQRTWYLAKAAACESQSVSWGLGTVALMIVGGAAAVAQALGALSVSIFGACSAAAAAIIAWTQLKQLRPLVSAYQLAAKELDVVWGKLTAIELNDPDAEASWSQLAGDVEDAVAREHTSWRARRAFPR, via the coding sequence ATGGCGCGATGGGACCCAACCGGTATCGACGAGGCGGACTTTCTGCCGGAGCCGTTCCAGACGGCTGATCAGGCGTCGGTTTCCGGACAGCGGCAGACCCTGCGCTGGTACCGCGGGATGATCCTGATGTTGGTGGCCGCCGCCGTGGTCGGCGCGGTGGCCAGCACGAAGGCGAGCGTCGCGCCGCTGATCTCGGTGGCGGCCTTCCTGCTGGCCGGCTACTTCTGGGCCCGGCTGCGCCGCGCCAACCCGCAGGCCCAGTGGTACGGGGCCCGCGCCGCCGCCGAGTCGGTGAAGACGCTGGCCTGGAAGTACGTCGTGCGGGCCCGTCCGTTCGGCGGCCCGGCGGACTCGCCCGAGGTGGACGAGGTGTACCGGATCCAGGTCGCCGACGTGCTGCGGGCCTTCGAGGAGAGCGGCGCCCTGGCCCCCGGTGCGGTGCCCGAGATCACCGACGGGATGCGGCAGTTGCGCGCCGCCGACCTGCCCATGCGCCGCACCGTCTACCTGCGGCTGCGGGTGGAGGGCCAGCGCACCTGGTACCTGGCCAAGGCGGCCGCCTGCGAGTCGCAGTCCGTCTCCTGGGGCCTGGGCACGGTCGCCCTGATGATCGTCGGCGGTGCGGCGGCCGTCGCCCAGGCGCTCGGCGCGCTCTCGGTGAGCATCTTCGGCGCCTGTTCGGCCGCCGCCGCCGCGATCATCGCCTGGACCCAGCTGAAGCAGCTGCGCCCACTGGTCTCGGCCTACCAGCTGGCCGCCAAGGAACTCGACGTGGTCTGGGGAAAGTTGACCGCCATCGAGCTGAACGACCCGGACGCCGAGGCCAGCTGGTCCCAGC